A genome region from Bifidobacterium coryneforme includes the following:
- the uvrC gene encoding excinuclease ABC subunit UvrC yields MTRSCFERHTQQVWRQTARALEAESRTGSFAGEEGPSGLNKNGAPLLGDTRDGFRPKTSDIPTQPGVYKWRDEEGRVIYVGKAKNLRNRLTNYFQPLANLHPRTQSMVLTARSLEWTVVATELESLTLEYTWIKEFDPRFNVVFRDDKTYPYLAVSVGEEIPRVWMTRVRKRRDTRYFGPYAKVWDIRHTLDGLLKTYPVRTCTSGVFRKAQLSGRPCLLASIGKCSAPCVGRISPKEHRKLCAELTGVITGRLGKPYRANLTRQMKAASDDLDFEKAARLRDQIAMLDTVIEQNAVAFGSNVDVDVFGVESDELEASVHAFFVRAGAIRGERNWSVERVEDVSDEDLIGDLIVQVYSDLMNETNSELSRTAPHNEMALETPADEDSGVSISQARDAMGSTQRVTALDAEDRARATKKRNTYQEQTGRADLLAPISPIPPEVVVPIQPSRTESLEEWLRGLRGSSVRIRVASRGEKKSLMDRANANAHQALQRSKMSRMSDIGTRTEAMNDVARALGLDKAPLRIECYDISNTVGGQFQVASMVVFEDGIPKKSEYRRFSIRGKDGKGAVDDVSAVYETLTRRFRHGNIAGDSGESMEAERKVNQANLKGEGADRKDDLGSDTGTEEAIVQQNASAHHFAYKPNLIVVDGGKPQVLAAAKALHDCGVDDVALCGLAKRLEEVWVPDDDYPIILKRQSEGMYLLQRVRDESHRFAITYHRQARRKGALRSALDDIPGIGKAYQKRLLNHFGSVKKMKEANLQELEGVKGIGQAKAESIYEALHQGEGRPAPEADSKQGQETITG; encoded by the coding sequence ATGACGCGTAGCTGCTTCGAGCGCCACACCCAACAGGTCTGGCGGCAGACCGCTCGTGCGCTCGAAGCCGAATCCCGTACCGGTTCCTTCGCAGGGGAGGAGGGGCCCTCGGGATTGAACAAGAACGGCGCCCCCCTCCTCGGCGATACGCGTGACGGTTTCCGCCCGAAGACCTCAGACATACCCACCCAGCCCGGCGTCTACAAGTGGAGGGATGAGGAAGGCAGAGTCATCTACGTTGGCAAGGCCAAGAACCTGCGCAACCGGCTGACCAACTACTTCCAACCACTCGCCAATCTCCATCCACGCACACAGTCCATGGTTCTGACGGCCAGAAGTCTGGAATGGACCGTGGTGGCCACCGAGTTGGAATCCCTGACGCTCGAATACACCTGGATCAAGGAATTCGACCCCAGATTCAACGTCGTTTTCCGTGACGACAAGACATACCCCTATTTGGCCGTATCGGTCGGCGAGGAGATCCCCCGAGTCTGGATGACCCGCGTCAGAAAACGGCGTGACACCAGATATTTCGGCCCGTACGCCAAGGTCTGGGACATCCGTCATACACTTGATGGCCTCCTCAAGACCTACCCGGTCCGCACCTGCACGTCCGGTGTCTTTCGCAAGGCTCAACTCAGTGGTCGTCCCTGCCTTCTGGCATCGATCGGCAAGTGCTCGGCCCCATGTGTGGGCAGGATCAGCCCAAAGGAGCATCGCAAACTCTGCGCCGAACTGACCGGGGTGATTACAGGTCGCCTGGGTAAGCCCTATCGCGCAAACCTAACGCGGCAGATGAAGGCGGCCAGCGATGACCTTGACTTCGAGAAGGCCGCCCGCCTGCGGGACCAGATAGCCATGCTGGATACGGTCATTGAGCAGAACGCCGTGGCCTTCGGCTCCAATGTGGATGTTGACGTCTTCGGCGTCGAATCGGATGAACTCGAAGCTTCGGTCCATGCCTTCTTCGTTCGGGCGGGTGCCATTCGAGGTGAGCGTAACTGGAGCGTGGAACGGGTTGAGGATGTCTCCGACGAGGACCTGATTGGCGATCTTATCGTCCAGGTCTATTCGGACCTGATGAACGAGACCAACAGCGAGCTATCCAGGACCGCGCCCCACAATGAGATGGCTTTGGAGACACCAGCCGATGAAGATTCAGGCGTTTCCATCAGTCAGGCCAGGGATGCCATGGGATCGACCCAGCGGGTTACCGCCTTGGATGCCGAGGATAGGGCCCGCGCCACGAAGAAAAGGAACACCTATCAGGAACAGACCGGGAGGGCCGACCTCCTTGCCCCCATCTCACCTATTCCCCCGGAGGTTGTGGTCCCCATCCAGCCTTCCCGCACGGAATCCCTTGAAGAGTGGTTGCGGGGACTTCGTGGGTCCTCGGTCAGGATACGAGTTGCCAGCAGGGGCGAGAAGAAGTCTCTGATGGACCGGGCCAATGCCAATGCCCACCAGGCCCTCCAACGTAGCAAGATGAGCCGTATGAGCGACATCGGCACCCGAACGGAAGCCATGAACGACGTTGCCAGGGCCCTGGGCCTGGATAAGGCGCCCCTGCGGATCGAGTGCTACGACATCTCCAACACGGTTGGAGGCCAATTCCAGGTGGCCTCGATGGTTGTTTTCGAGGATGGCATCCCAAAGAAATCCGAGTATCGCCGCTTCTCCATTCGGGGAAAGGACGGGAAGGGGGCCGTGGATGATGTGAGCGCCGTCTACGAGACACTTACCCGCCGATTCCGCCATGGGAACATAGCCGGCGACAGTGGGGAAAGCATGGAAGCCGAGCGGAAAGTCAACCAGGCGAATCTGAAGGGGGAGGGAGCCGACCGGAAGGATGATCTGGGCAGCGACACGGGAACCGAGGAGGCCATCGTCCAGCAGAACGCCTCGGCGCATCACTTTGCCTACAAGCCCAACCTGATTGTCGTTGATGGAGGCAAACCTCAGGTTTTGGCGGCGGCAAAGGCCCTGCATGATTGCGGTGTCGACGATGTGGCTCTTTGCGGTCTGGCCAAGCGTCTTGAAGAGGTTTGGGTGCCGGATGACGACTACCCGATCATCCTCAAACGTCAGTCTGAGGGAATGTACCTTCTTCAACGAGTGCGTGACGAATCCCATCGATTCGCCATCACCTATCACCGTCAGGCCAGACGAAAGGGTGCTTTGCGCTCCGCGCTGGATGATATCCCAGGCATCGGAAAGGCGTACCAGAAGCGACTGCTCAACCATTTCGGCTCCGTCAAGAAGATGAAGGAGGCAAATCTTCAGGAGCTGGAAGGCGTCAAAGGCATAGGCCAGGCCAAGGCCGAATCGATCTATGAAGCCCTTCACCAGGGGGAGGGGCGACCTGCTCCGGAAGCGGACTCCAAGCAAGGCCAGGAAACCATCACCGGGTAG
- the whiA gene encoding DNA-binding protein WhiA, with product MALLDDVKSELAAIDNELPAAKKAQSAAMIRFGGGLHIIQRHIVVEAQFDSLPAAQWLQNTIKDVYGHDSDLIQVNRQTPAGNVIRYSVRVLRAGGALALQTGLLDRRKHPVRGLPADIVSGNIAQVKAAWRGAFLAHGELSDPGKASYLEIVCPGSEAALALVGAARRLGINAKARQVRSSERVTLRDPDVIERMLNLMGAPKSSREWTGKRSDGESRGKANRLANFDDANMRRSAKAAVEASAKVTKAFQILGEDIPENLRAAGQLRLDHRDASLEELGRLADPPVTKDAITGRIRRLLQLAAKVEKQQAEGLNTTQDQKD from the coding sequence TTGGCCCTACTTGATGATGTCAAAAGCGAGCTGGCCGCTATTGACAACGAACTCCCCGCAGCCAAAAAAGCCCAATCCGCCGCGATGATTCGCTTTGGCGGAGGTCTTCACATCATCCAGCGTCATATTGTGGTCGAAGCCCAGTTCGATTCCCTTCCTGCAGCGCAGTGGTTGCAGAACACCATCAAGGACGTCTACGGGCATGACTCGGATCTGATCCAGGTCAATCGCCAGACGCCTGCCGGCAATGTAATCAGGTATTCGGTCCGGGTACTCCGTGCCGGTGGGGCCTTGGCCCTCCAGACAGGGCTGCTGGACCGGCGCAAGCATCCGGTCCGTGGTCTCCCTGCCGACATCGTTTCAGGCAACATCGCCCAGGTAAAGGCCGCCTGGCGTGGTGCCTTCCTGGCTCATGGTGAGCTCTCCGACCCCGGCAAGGCGTCGTACCTGGAAATCGTCTGCCCGGGGTCGGAGGCCGCCTTGGCTCTGGTCGGTGCAGCCCGCCGTCTCGGAATCAACGCCAAAGCCCGTCAGGTCCGCAGCTCGGAACGCGTGACCCTGCGTGATCCGGACGTGATCGAGCGGATGCTCAACCTCATGGGTGCCCCCAAGTCCTCCAGGGAGTGGACAGGCAAGCGGAGCGATGGTGAATCCCGCGGCAAGGCCAACCGCCTGGCCAATTTCGATGATGCCAACATGCGCCGCTCAGCCAAGGCCGCCGTCGAGGCCAGCGCCAAGGTGACCAAGGCCTTCCAGATTCTGGGTGAGGACATCCCCGAAAACCTCAGAGCAGCTGGTCAGCTGCGCCTTGACCACCGTGATGCATCCCTGGAGGAGCTGGGCCGTCTGGCCGATCCGCCCGTTACCAAGGACGCCATCACAGGCCGCATTCGTCGTCTTCTTCAACTGGCCGCCAAGGTGGAGAAGCAACAGGCCGAGGGTCTCAACACCACCCAGGACCAGAAAGACTGA
- the tkt gene encoding transketolase has translation MSNFKWSELDERAVKMAKVLSADAVEKAGSGHPGSPISLAPIAYTLYQHFLKHDPNDPDWAGRDRFILSGGHASLTQYVQLYFSGYGLTLDDLKRFRTAGTRTPGHPEYGLTPGIEMTTGPLGQGLASAVGFAYGQRYERGMLDPDAPAGQSPFDHNIWVICGEGDVEEGISSEASSLAGDQQLGNLTVIFDANHIQIEGDTKIALSEDILKRYEAYGWYTDEFSFIQPDGSYKEDTEGLAAVLEKAQQVTDRPKFIKVDTLMAWPTPGKTNDPSAHGSALGAEAVAGLKQTLGYDPEQSFQIDEEALAHAREVAQRGLAAHSEWDERYQAWRKANPDKAALYDRIHAGKLPEGFDKAIDDLEAGFEPGSKVATRKASGAVINALAPIMPELWGGSADLGGSNNTDIKGAVSFAPEAYKTTQWPETSKYGRQLHFGVREFAMGAITNGILLGSDTRPFNGTFFQFSDYERPSVRLAALMDIPNLYIWTHDSVALGEDGPTHQPIEHLAAMRGIPQMEVVRPADQCETAEAYRAFFEKDNSHPAALILTRQGVPTLEETKAKAREGVRKGAYVLVDTDGQPDVLLMATGSEVQHAVAAAKTLGDQGVKARVISVPSMEWFEEQDDDYKEEILPASVKARVSVEAGLAMPWYKYLGSYGKPVSIEQFGLQGGGDENMRDLGITADHVVEAAKASIEEVRKAF, from the coding sequence ATGTCCAATTTCAAATGGTCTGAACTCGACGAGCGGGCGGTCAAGATGGCCAAGGTCCTCTCGGCCGATGCCGTTGAAAAGGCCGGCAGCGGCCACCCCGGCTCCCCCATCTCCTTGGCGCCCATCGCCTACACCCTCTATCAGCACTTCCTGAAGCATGATCCGAACGATCCCGACTGGGCCGGTCGCGACCGGTTCATCCTGTCGGGCGGTCATGCCTCACTGACCCAGTATGTGCAGCTGTACTTCTCCGGTTACGGCCTCACCCTGGATGACCTGAAGCGTTTCCGTACTGCTGGTACCCGCACGCCCGGTCACCCCGAGTATGGTCTGACCCCCGGCATCGAAATGACCACCGGTCCTCTGGGCCAGGGTCTGGCATCGGCTGTGGGCTTCGCCTATGGGCAGCGTTACGAGCGTGGCATGCTGGATCCGGATGCCCCCGCAGGGCAGTCCCCCTTCGACCACAACATCTGGGTCATTTGCGGCGAAGGCGATGTGGAAGAGGGCATCTCGTCCGAGGCCAGCTCTCTCGCGGGCGACCAGCAGTTGGGCAACCTGACCGTCATCTTCGACGCCAACCACATACAGATCGAGGGCGACACCAAGATCGCGCTGAGTGAGGACATTCTCAAGCGGTACGAGGCCTACGGTTGGTACACCGATGAGTTCAGCTTCATCCAGCCTGACGGGTCCTACAAGGAGGACACCGAGGGCCTGGCCGCCGTGCTTGAAAAGGCGCAGCAGGTTACCGACAGGCCGAAGTTCATCAAGGTCGATACCCTGATGGCCTGGCCGACCCCTGGTAAGACCAACGATCCTTCCGCCCATGGTTCAGCCCTGGGTGCCGAGGCTGTCGCCGGCCTGAAGCAGACCCTGGGTTACGATCCCGAGCAGTCCTTCCAGATTGATGAAGAGGCCTTGGCTCATGCACGCGAGGTCGCTCAGCGCGGTCTTGCAGCGCACAGCGAGTGGGATGAGCGTTACCAGGCCTGGCGCAAGGCCAACCCCGACAAGGCTGCTCTCTACGACAGGATTCACGCCGGCAAGCTGCCCGAGGGCTTCGACAAGGCGATCGACGACCTGGAGGCAGGCTTCGAGCCCGGTTCCAAGGTCGCCACCCGCAAGGCATCCGGTGCCGTGATCAATGCTCTGGCACCCATCATGCCCGAACTCTGGGGTGGTTCCGCAGATCTGGGTGGTTCCAACAACACCGACATCAAGGGTGCTGTCTCCTTCGCTCCCGAAGCCTACAAGACCACCCAGTGGCCTGAGACCAGCAAGTATGGCCGCCAGCTCCACTTCGGTGTGCGTGAGTTCGCCATGGGAGCCATCACCAACGGTATCCTGCTGGGTTCTGACACCAGGCCCTTCAACGGAACCTTCTTCCAGTTCAGCGACTATGAACGTCCCTCGGTGCGCCTGGCCGCTCTGATGGACATCCCCAACCTCTACATCTGGACCCATGATTCCGTGGCCCTTGGCGAGGATGGTCCCACCCATCAGCCCATTGAGCACCTGGCCGCCATGCGTGGTATCCCCCAGATGGAGGTTGTGCGACCGGCCGATCAGTGCGAGACCGCCGAGGCTTATCGTGCCTTCTTCGAGAAGGACAACAGCCATCCTGCGGCCTTGATTCTGACCCGTCAGGGTGTTCCCACCCTGGAGGAGACCAAGGCCAAGGCCCGTGAGGGTGTCCGCAAGGGAGCCTATGTCCTGGTTGATACCGACGGCCAGCCCGATGTGCTGTTGATGGCCACCGGTTCCGAGGTTCAGCATGCCGTCGCCGCGGCCAAGACCCTGGGTGATCAGGGCGTCAAGGCCCGTGTCATCTCGGTTCCCTCCATGGAGTGGTTCGAGGAGCAGGACGACGACTACAAGGAGGAGATCCTCCCCGCGTCCGTCAAGGCTCGCGTTTCGGTCGAGGCCGGTCTGGCCATGCCCTGGTACAAGTACCTCGGCTCCTACGGCAAGCCCGTTTCCATCGAGCAGTTCGGGCTGCAGGGTGGCGGCGACGAGAACATGCGTGATCTCGGTATCACCGCGGATCATGTGGTTGAAGCCGCCAAGGCCTCCATCGAGGAAGTCCGCAAGGCCTTCTGA
- the secG gene encoding preprotein translocase subunit SecG — MTIVKIVLEVIVVIASILLTLLILMHKGKGGGLSDMFGGGISANAGTSGVAEKNLNRLTIIVALIWVAIIVALSLMAKYKIA; from the coding sequence GTGACCATTGTCAAGATTGTCCTGGAAGTCATCGTTGTTATCGCCAGTATCCTGTTGACCCTGCTGATTCTGATGCATAAGGGCAAGGGCGGCGGCCTGTCCGACATGTTCGGCGGTGGCATCAGCGCCAACGCCGGCACCTCAGGTGTTGCCGAGAAGAACCTGAACAGGTTGACCATCATCGTCGCCCTGATTTGGGTCGCCATTATCGTCGCTCTGAGTCTGATGGCCAAGTACAAGATCGCCTGA
- the tal gene encoding transaldolase, translating into MAENANTQRTSDSGVSIWLDDLSRTRIESGNLQQLIAERNVVGVTTNPSIFQKALSQVGPYDEQLKQLGRIDVEDAVRELTTTDVRNATDIFREVAEKTDYVDGRVSIEVDPRLAHNTEETEKQAEQLWAKVDRPNAMIKIPATLEGLPAITATLAKGISVNVTLIFSLERYQQVIDAFIEGMVQADKNGHDLKHMGSVASFFVSRVDSAVDKLLEANGSDEAKSLEGKAAVANARLAYELFEQAFDKDPRWADLEAKGARRQRPLFASTGTKNPAYSDCKYVDELVAPQIVNTMPEKTLEALAAHGDGSPSIEGTYEESHQIMQKLADLGISIKDVTDKLEADGVASFIASWDSVLSDVQKGIDRVNG; encoded by the coding sequence ATGGCAGAAAATGCAAACACGCAGCGCACCAGCGATTCAGGTGTCTCGATCTGGCTGGACGACCTGAGCCGTACCCGCATCGAGTCGGGCAACCTGCAGCAGCTTATTGCAGAGCGCAACGTTGTGGGTGTGACCACCAACCCCTCGATTTTCCAGAAGGCCCTGAGCCAGGTTGGTCCCTATGACGAGCAGCTCAAGCAGCTGGGTCGCATCGATGTCGAGGACGCTGTCCGCGAGCTGACCACGACCGATGTGCGTAACGCCACGGACATCTTCCGCGAAGTCGCCGAGAAGACCGATTACGTGGATGGACGTGTCTCCATCGAGGTGGATCCCCGTCTGGCCCACAACACCGAAGAGACCGAGAAGCAGGCCGAGCAGCTGTGGGCCAAGGTCGATCGTCCCAACGCCATGATCAAGATTCCTGCAACCCTCGAAGGACTGCCGGCAATCACCGCTACCCTGGCCAAGGGAATTTCCGTCAACGTCACCCTGATATTCTCCCTTGAGCGGTATCAGCAGGTCATCGATGCCTTCATCGAGGGCATGGTCCAGGCCGACAAGAACGGACATGACCTGAAGCACATGGGCTCCGTTGCCTCCTTCTTCGTCTCCCGTGTCGATAGCGCCGTGGATAAGCTCCTGGAAGCCAACGGCTCGGATGAGGCCAAGTCCTTGGAGGGCAAGGCCGCTGTGGCCAATGCCCGCCTGGCCTACGAGCTCTTCGAGCAGGCCTTCGACAAGGATCCTCGTTGGGCCGACCTGGAGGCCAAGGGCGCACGCCGTCAGCGTCCGCTCTTCGCTTCGACCGGCACCAAGAACCCGGCCTACTCCGACTGCAAGTATGTGGATGAGCTGGTTGCTCCTCAGATTGTCAACACCATGCCCGAAAAGACCCTTGAGGCCCTTGCCGCCCATGGTGATGGTTCACCCTCCATCGAGGGAACCTATGAGGAGAGCCACCAGATCATGCAGAAGCTGGCCGACCTGGGCATCAGCATCAAGGACGTGACCGACAAGCTGGAGGCCGATGGCGTGGCTTCCTTCATCGCTTCCTGGGATTCAGTCCTCTCCGACGTCCAGAAGGGCATCGACCGCGTCAACGGCTGA
- a CDS encoding shikimate dehydrogenase family protein, which translates to MDQTVKRCAVLGDPIDHSLSPVLHRAAYRALGLEGWRYDRIRVGHGSLPTFWESLDPTWAGLSLTMPLKKAINQMGTAADHWSGVLGVSNTAVLSWSQANRKGGGPAVSLTNTDVEGIVCAFKEAEGSLKDPDQSIGIIKSVSTGTMPPQPGKQLRALILGNGNTAESALCALGFLGVVHIDLVARRPDATGRLIDLAKELNISVGAPHGMDDSDCVSDLLCQADLVVSALPAHAADPLADLLDSRSNRHSPQSAGLSKAPHLLLDVAYEPRPSRLTQAWKNRTGGRAISGDRMLLYQAVRQVAQMTGQPLESIPVKAMDRALKEEMQ; encoded by the coding sequence ATGGATCAGACCGTGAAACGCTGTGCAGTGTTGGGCGATCCCATCGACCACTCCCTCTCACCCGTCCTTCATCGGGCGGCCTATAGGGCACTGGGCCTGGAAGGTTGGCGATACGATCGTATCCGTGTCGGCCATGGAAGCCTCCCCACCTTTTGGGAGTCACTCGACCCCACCTGGGCAGGTCTGAGCCTGACCATGCCACTGAAGAAGGCCATCAATCAGATGGGAACTGCCGCGGACCATTGGTCCGGTGTTCTCGGGGTCTCCAATACAGCTGTTCTTTCTTGGAGTCAGGCAAATCGGAAAGGCGGCGGACCGGCCGTCAGCCTGACCAATACCGATGTCGAGGGGATTGTGTGCGCCTTCAAGGAGGCCGAGGGTTCCCTGAAGGATCCGGACCAGTCCATCGGCATCATCAAGTCGGTAAGCACAGGAACGATGCCCCCTCAGCCAGGCAAACAGCTGCGAGCGCTGATCTTGGGAAACGGAAACACGGCCGAATCAGCACTCTGTGCCCTGGGCTTCCTGGGCGTTGTCCACATCGATCTTGTGGCCCGTCGTCCTGATGCCACCGGGAGACTGATTGACTTGGCCAAGGAATTGAACATCTCGGTTGGTGCGCCGCATGGCATGGATGACAGTGACTGTGTTTCGGACCTGCTCTGCCAGGCCGATCTGGTGGTCTCGGCCCTTCCCGCCCATGCGGCGGATCCCCTGGCTGACCTATTGGACAGCCGTTCAAACCGTCATTCCCCGCAATCAGCAGGTCTTTCAAAGGCACCCCACCTTCTTCTGGACGTAGCCTATGAGCCTCGTCCCTCCAGGCTCACCCAGGCCTGGAAGAATCGGACAGGGGGCAGGGCGATCAGTGGCGACAGGATGCTGCTGTACCAGGCGGTCAGGCAGGTGGCACAGATGACTGGACAACCCCTTGAATCCATCCCCGTCAAGGCTATGGACAGAGCGCTGAAGGAGGAGATGCAATGA
- the tpiA gene encoding triose-phosphate isomerase, with translation MARTPLVAGNWKMNFDHLEATYFVQKLAWLLRDAHFDHKRCQVALLPAFTALRSVQVLVEADNLPISYGAQSVSVTSQGAFTGDVSADMLAQLGCRYVIVGHSERRKYHPEDDANIVDQVRAVLAAGMKPILCVGESYEERRQGIELEFAVSQVNDVTRDLSQEDMENLIVAYEPVWAIGTGMVATPETAQEAAQAIRAHIGRQFGKKSGEAVKILYGGSVTSKNASQMIQEHDVDGFLVGGASLDVQEFARIVRLAAKG, from the coding sequence ATGGCACGCACTCCTTTGGTGGCCGGCAATTGGAAGATGAACTTCGACCACCTCGAAGCCACCTACTTCGTTCAGAAGTTGGCCTGGCTTCTGAGAGATGCCCATTTTGACCACAAGCGCTGCCAAGTGGCCCTTCTGCCTGCTTTTACAGCCCTGCGCTCAGTCCAGGTCCTTGTGGAGGCCGACAATCTTCCCATCAGTTACGGAGCCCAGTCCGTGTCCGTCACTTCTCAGGGAGCCTTCACCGGCGATGTCTCCGCTGACATGCTGGCCCAACTTGGGTGCAGGTACGTCATCGTCGGTCATTCGGAACGCCGCAAGTACCATCCCGAAGATGATGCCAACATTGTCGATCAGGTGCGAGCGGTCCTGGCAGCCGGCATGAAACCCATCCTTTGCGTCGGCGAGAGCTATGAGGAGCGACGCCAGGGCATTGAACTCGAGTTCGCCGTGAGCCAGGTCAATGACGTGACCCGCGACCTCTCTCAGGAGGACATGGAGAACCTGATTGTTGCCTACGAACCCGTCTGGGCCATCGGAACCGGCATGGTGGCCACTCCTGAGACGGCTCAGGAAGCCGCCCAGGCCATTCGCGCCCATATCGGCAGACAGTTCGGCAAGAAGTCCGGTGAGGCCGTGAAAATACTCTATGGTGGATCAGTCACTTCAAAGAACGCCTCGCAGATGATTCAAGAGCACGATGTCGATGGCTTCCTGGTGGGAGGTGCCTCCTTGGACGTCCAGGAGTTTGCACGTATCGTCCGCCTGGCGGCAAAAGGCTGA
- a CDS encoding phosphoglycerate kinase, translating into MKTLKSLGDLKGKRVLVRADFNVPLDGTTIKDDGRIKAALPTIKELRGQGAKVILMAHLGRPKGKVVPELSLAPVADRLGELLGVSVPLADDTYGPDAEAKVDAMQDGDVVLLQNVRFNPEETSKDEAERDAYAEKIAKLGDAFVSDGFGVVHRAQGSNYSVAKFLPSAAGLLVEKEVKALSKATENPERPFTVVLGGSKVSDKLGVIENLLSKADRLVIGGGMVFTFLKAKGYEVGSSLLEDDQVDTVKGYIQTAQEKGVELVLPTDIVVADEFKADSPHEVVAADAMPAGRMGLDIGPDSQKLFHDKIVDSKTVVWNGPMGVFEFPAFAEGTRAVAQGLVDATKAGAFTIVGGGDSASAVRNLGFPDDGFSHISTGGGASLEFLEGKELPGLKVLE; encoded by the coding sequence ATGAAAACACTGAAGAGCCTCGGTGATCTCAAGGGCAAGCGCGTCTTGGTGCGTGCAGACTTCAATGTGCCGCTTGACGGCACAACCATCAAGGACGACGGCCGCATCAAGGCCGCTCTGCCCACCATCAAGGAACTCCGCGGCCAGGGCGCCAAGGTCATCCTGATGGCCCACCTGGGCCGCCCGAAGGGTAAGGTCGTTCCCGAACTCAGCCTGGCGCCGGTCGCCGACCGCCTGGGTGAGCTCCTGGGTGTCTCCGTCCCCTTGGCCGACGACACCTATGGTCCCGATGCCGAAGCCAAGGTTGACGCCATGCAGGATGGTGACGTTGTCCTTCTGCAGAACGTCCGCTTCAACCCCGAAGAGACCAGCAAGGACGAGGCGGAGCGCGATGCCTACGCCGAGAAGATCGCCAAGCTGGGTGACGCTTTCGTTTCCGATGGGTTCGGCGTTGTCCACCGTGCCCAGGGTTCCAACTACTCCGTGGCCAAGTTCCTGCCTTCTGCTGCAGGACTCCTGGTCGAGAAGGAAGTCAAGGCGCTCTCCAAGGCGACGGAGAACCCCGAACGCCCCTTCACCGTGGTCCTGGGCGGATCCAAGGTCTCCGACAAGCTTGGGGTCATCGAGAACCTGCTCAGCAAGGCCGACCGCCTGGTCATCGGCGGCGGCATGGTCTTCACCTTCCTTAAGGCCAAGGGCTACGAGGTCGGTTCCTCCCTGCTTGAGGATGATCAGGTCGATACCGTCAAGGGGTACATCCAGACTGCCCAGGAGAAGGGTGTCGAACTGGTTCTGCCCACCGATATCGTGGTGGCTGACGAGTTCAAGGCCGATTCGCCCCACGAAGTGGTCGCCGCAGACGCCATGCCCGCCGGCAGGATGGGCCTGGATATCGGCCCCGATTCCCAGAAGCTCTTCCATGACAAGATCGTCGACTCGAAGACCGTTGTCTGGAACGGACCCATGGGAGTCTTTGAGTTCCCGGCCTTCGCCGAAGGCACCCGTGCCGTGGCCCAGGGCCTAGTGGATGCCACCAAGGCGGGAGCATTCACGATCGTTGGTGGAGGCGACTCCGCTTCGGCGGTCCGTAACCTGGGCTTCCCCGACGATGGCTTCTCGCATATCTCCACCGGCGGTGGTGCCTCCCTCGAGTTCCTCGAGGGCAAGGAACTGCCTGGCTTGAAGGTGCTGGAGTAA
- the rapZ gene encoding RNase adapter RapZ, whose product MSTDATSPTPKAETIPPFQGFEVMLITGMSGAGRSRAADSMEDMGWYVVDNMPPRLLVPLVDMMTSSGSTLHRLAAVVDVRSRSYFDDLSAVLGHLDDLGVKCRILFLDASDQVLVKRFESVRRPHPLQGSGRLIDGIHEERKLLDNLKERADMVIDTSALSVHDLSTRLYELMLGSGPTTVGIHIMSFGFKYGIPIDADFVADLRFLPNPFWVPDLRELNGHDEPVREYVLASKGAEEFIEAYTQAILTAVDGYAREDKHYVTIAFGCTGGQHRSVAMADELARRLRIKGMDVTVSARELPHKPH is encoded by the coding sequence ATGAGCACCGACGCGACCTCGCCCACACCCAAGGCCGAGACCATCCCGCCTTTCCAAGGCTTCGAGGTGATGCTCATCACGGGTATGTCAGGAGCTGGGCGTTCCCGGGCCGCTGACTCCATGGAGGACATGGGCTGGTACGTCGTCGACAACATGCCGCCCCGTCTTCTGGTTCCCCTGGTCGACATGATGACCTCATCGGGCAGTACCCTGCATCGTCTGGCAGCTGTGGTCGATGTAAGGTCCCGGTCATACTTCGACGACCTCTCGGCCGTTCTGGGGCATCTTGACGACCTCGGCGTCAAGTGCCGGATACTCTTCCTGGATGCATCCGACCAGGTCTTGGTCAAGCGCTTCGAATCCGTCCGGCGTCCCCATCCTCTCCAAGGTTCCGGCCGCCTGATCGACGGCATCCATGAGGAGCGCAAACTCCTGGACAACCTCAAGGAGCGGGCCGATATGGTGATTGATACCTCGGCTTTGAGCGTCCACGATCTCTCGACCCGTCTCTACGAACTCATGCTCGGCTCCGGTCCCACAACAGTCGGAATCCACATCATGAGTTTCGGGTTCAAATACGGGATTCCCATTGATGCTGATTTCGTCGCCGACCTCCGCTTCCTCCCCAACCCCTTCTGGGTTCCGGATTTGCGCGAGCTCAACGGGCACGATGAGCCGGTGCGCGAATACGTCCTCGCCAGCAAGGGTGCCGAAGAGTTCATCGAAGCCTACACGCAGGCAATTCTGACGGCCGTCGACGGGTATGCCCGGGAGGACAAGCACTATGTCACCATCGCCTTCGGCTGCACGGGTGGTCAGCACCGTTCAGTGGCCATGGCCGATGAATTGGCAAGGCGTCTGAGAATCAAGGGGATGGACGTCACCGTATCCGCTCGGGAACTCCCGCATAAACCCCACTGA